Proteins from a single region of Terriglobales bacterium:
- the folK gene encoding 2-amino-4-hydroxy-6-hydroxymethyldihydropteridine diphosphokinase encodes MTHRVYLSLGSNLGNRAANLQKCIRLLGKLGDIAKVSSFYETEPMELREQPWFVNSVVKLETQLSARELLSRIQQIEAQLGRSREINKGPRTIDIDILLFDSEVIKDSDLQIPHPTMHKRRFVLAPLTEISARVKHPVLGATAEELLQRLDSSGGEVRRLAPK; translated from the coding sequence ATGACTCATCGTGTCTATCTATCTCTTGGTTCCAATTTGGGAAATCGCGCCGCGAATCTGCAAAAGTGCATTCGGTTGCTGGGCAAATTGGGTGACATCGCAAAGGTATCGTCGTTTTATGAAACGGAACCAATGGAATTGCGCGAACAGCCCTGGTTCGTCAACTCTGTTGTCAAACTCGAAACTCAGCTGTCAGCTCGCGAGTTGTTGTCGCGAATTCAACAAATCGAAGCGCAACTGGGGCGCAGCCGTGAGATAAATAAAGGTCCCCGCACGATCGACATCGACATCCTTCTCTTCGATTCAGAGGTTATCAAGGACAGCGACCTGCAAATTCCGCACCCCACGATGCACAAGCGACGCTTTGTGTTGGCTCCTCTGACGGAAATTTCTGCTCGAGTGAAGCATCCTGTTTTGGGAGCAACAGCCGAAGAACTGCTGCAGAGGCTGGATAGTTCCGGCGGTGAAGTGAGGCGTCTCGCGCCTAAGTGA
- a CDS encoding glycosyltransferase family 39 protein, with protein sequence MLLLLRRNKLFFICFTVLGFLLRGYFLHWHFLFQGDSLVYGDLAKTWLIHGVYGISDNRQILPVDIRMPGYPAFLAACFRLFGIEHYGAVVRVQLVIDLVTCFLIAAGARRLWSDGAAKVAFVLAALCPFTANYTATPLPETLATFGAAVVLFFALRAVQRMNVVPPWDVAHSFAISDWVISGFGIAFSIYLRPDGGVLLAATGIYLLYLAFRMHQVQYFWSAVLLGVVSLLPLLPWTIRNWRTLHQVEPLAPFYAQLPTEYVPKGFDRWCKTWVVDFISVMDVEWNVSTEGLGDPIDLNDIPARAYDNPEQMRRTQELITAYNRSPQLTPQMDAEFAALARERVRERPLRYYLGLPLARVADIWLRPRTEMLNLELDWWNWQDVPLESLNSIALALLDIFYLIAALLSVRHRMPGVAILWLFILCRSVLLATLPNPEPRYTLECFPAVLVLAGAGLVRRVSPRRHGVRGEWQEVS encoded by the coding sequence ATGCTCTTACTCCTCCGCCGAAACAAGCTGTTCTTTATTTGTTTTACGGTGCTTGGATTCCTCCTGCGCGGCTATTTCCTGCATTGGCATTTTCTCTTTCAGGGAGACTCCCTCGTCTACGGTGATTTAGCCAAAACCTGGCTCATCCACGGTGTCTATGGAATCAGCGACAACCGCCAGATTCTCCCGGTGGATATCCGCATGCCTGGATATCCTGCATTTCTCGCCGCCTGCTTTCGACTGTTTGGCATCGAGCATTACGGAGCAGTAGTTCGTGTTCAGCTTGTCATCGATCTTGTCACCTGTTTTCTGATTGCTGCCGGTGCGCGGCGACTATGGTCCGACGGCGCAGCGAAGGTAGCCTTTGTGCTGGCAGCCCTGTGCCCTTTCACGGCGAACTATACGGCAACTCCTCTTCCGGAAACGCTTGCGACTTTTGGCGCGGCGGTTGTGCTCTTCTTTGCCTTGCGCGCAGTGCAAAGAATGAATGTCGTACCGCCTTGGGATGTAGCTCACAGTTTCGCGATAAGCGATTGGGTTATTTCCGGATTCGGAATTGCCTTCAGCATCTATTTGCGACCGGATGGAGGAGTGCTACTCGCCGCGACAGGCATTTACCTTTTGTATTTGGCTTTTCGGATGCATCAGGTCCAATATTTCTGGTCTGCCGTTCTGCTCGGGGTTGTGTCACTGCTGCCACTGCTGCCCTGGACGATTCGCAACTGGCGCACCCTGCATCAGGTCGAACCGCTGGCTCCGTTTTACGCACAGCTCCCGACCGAGTATGTGCCCAAGGGATTCGACCGCTGGTGCAAGACCTGGGTAGTCGATTTCATTTCGGTAATGGACGTGGAGTGGAATGTCTCGACCGAGGGTCTGGGTGATCCGATTGACCTCAATGACATACCCGCACGCGCGTACGACAACCCAGAACAAATGCGGCGTACCCAGGAGCTGATCACTGCATACAATCGCTCTCCCCAATTAACTCCGCAGATGGACGCCGAATTCGCTGCACTCGCGAGAGAACGAGTTCGGGAGCGCCCGCTCCGATACTATCTCGGCCTTCCACTTGCGAGAGTAGCCGACATATGGCTGCGTCCCAGAACGGAAATGCTCAATCTTGAACTCGACTGGTGGAACTGGCAGGACGTTCCCCTGGAATCGCTCAATTCCATAGCGCTCGCATTGCTCGACATTTTTTATTTGATAGCAGCACTTTTATCCGTTCGCCACCGGATGCCTGGCGTAGCGATCTTGTGGTTGTTTATTCTGTGCCGGTCGGTGCTACTTGCCACGCTGCCAAATCCGGAGCCAAGGTATACGCTCGAATGCTTTCCCGCAGTGCTGGTGCTTGCCGGCGCAGGCCTGGTGAGGCGCGTTTCACCACGCAGGCACGGAGTACGTGGAGAATGGCAGGAAGTGTCTTGA
- the lptE gene encoding LPS assembly lipoprotein LptE codes for MICFLISGCGYHTANHAQIRLPAGIDTIAVPIFGNKTNSYKAEQVLTQAVVREFTSRSPYKVIPADNGATDAVLEGTLLTTNVYPLTFDSQTGRQSSAIVQLNLSVKLVDKHGKTLFQNPNYMFREQYQVSREVTSFFDESPPAVDRLSRDFARTLVADILEGF; via the coding sequence TTGATCTGCTTCCTTATCTCCGGCTGCGGATATCACACCGCGAATCATGCTCAAATCCGCCTGCCTGCGGGCATCGACACCATTGCTGTTCCCATTTTCGGAAATAAGACCAACAGCTATAAGGCCGAACAGGTGCTCACACAAGCCGTAGTTCGCGAGTTCACCAGCCGCAGCCCGTACAAAGTGATTCCAGCCGACAATGGGGCAACCGATGCAGTTCTGGAAGGCACGCTGCTTACGACCAACGTCTATCCGCTGACCTTCGATTCACAAACAGGACGCCAATCGAGCGCGATCGTTCAACTGAACCTTAGCGTCAAGCTCGTCGACAAGCACGGGAAGACGTTGTTCCAGAATCCCAACTACATGTTTCGCGAGCAGTATCAGGTGAGCCGCGAAGTCACCAGCTTCTTCGATGAAAGTCCGCCGGCGGTCGATCGTCTATCGCGCGATTTCGCGCGCACACTGGTCGCCGACATTCTGGAGGGCTTCTGA
- a CDS encoding M13 family metallopeptidase — MRSRVLVIALLASVAVAQSAPQSSGSTAPESHLLHLKGLDPNLMDKSIDPCVDFYQYSCGGWLKQNPVPPDQSSYGRDTELAERNRVILRDILEKASVNDPKRSAVDQKIGDFYSSCIDESAIEKKGLAPLKPELDRIAAIKNKADLAPLIADLHLKNVDALFSYGSDQDFKNANEEIAEADQGGLGLPERDYYTRTGAKDEEIRKEYVQHVTNVFKLLGESPTQAAADAATVMRIETDLAKASLNVVDRREPSNLYHRMPVKDLEGMDPAFNWAVYMRDVGTPPIQSLNVVVPQFFKGLESVLQNESLTDIKTYLRWQTVHAFSPMLPSAFVNENFNFYGKTLQGAKELQPRWKRCVRYTDRNLGEALGQAYVDRTFGVEGKTRTLRMVHDIENAMQKDIEQLDWMTPQTKQRALEKLHSVVNKIGYPDKWRDYSKYEVVRGDALGNFQRGAIFESHRQLDEIGKPVDRGEWGMTPPTVNAYYNPQMNDINFPAGILQPPFYDSTMDDAVNYGDAGGVIGHELTHGFDDEGRQFDAKGDLEDWWTPQDAKQFEQRVACVVDEYNGFIATDDVHVNGKLTLGENVADLGGLKLAWMAYLSHEAGLDENPKPVDGFTPEQRFFISYGQGWCENYTPQILRLIAQTNPHSPVQYRVNGVVVNLPEFRKAFSCKVGTPMAPEKTCTVW; from the coding sequence ATGCGTTCTCGCGTCCTTGTCATCGCTCTGCTTGCGTCCGTCGCCGTCGCACAAAGCGCGCCTCAATCGTCCGGATCGACTGCTCCAGAGAGTCATCTCCTCCACCTCAAAGGACTCGATCCGAACTTGATGGACAAGAGCATCGATCCATGTGTGGACTTCTACCAATACTCCTGTGGCGGATGGTTGAAGCAGAATCCGGTGCCACCGGATCAGAGCTCCTACGGACGCGATACCGAACTCGCCGAACGCAATCGCGTTATCCTTCGAGACATTCTCGAGAAAGCTTCGGTGAACGATCCGAAGCGGAGCGCGGTCGATCAGAAGATCGGCGACTTCTACTCGTCATGCATAGACGAATCGGCCATCGAGAAGAAGGGACTGGCTCCGCTGAAGCCGGAGCTCGATCGCATCGCAGCCATCAAGAACAAAGCAGACCTTGCTCCGCTTATTGCCGATCTTCACCTGAAGAATGTTGATGCTCTCTTCAGCTACGGCTCCGACCAGGACTTCAAGAATGCCAACGAGGAAATCGCCGAAGCCGATCAGGGAGGTCTCGGCCTGCCGGAGCGCGATTACTACACGCGCACCGGAGCGAAAGACGAAGAGATTCGCAAAGAATACGTGCAGCATGTGACCAATGTGTTCAAGCTGCTCGGGGAGTCGCCAACGCAAGCCGCAGCCGATGCGGCTACCGTCATGCGTATCGAAACCGATTTGGCCAAGGCTTCACTGAATGTCGTTGACCGCCGCGAGCCGTCGAACCTGTATCACCGCATGCCCGTGAAGGATTTGGAAGGAATGGATCCCGCCTTCAATTGGGCGGTTTATATGCGCGACGTAGGAACTCCTCCAATTCAGTCGCTGAACGTTGTAGTACCTCAATTCTTTAAAGGTCTTGAATCGGTACTGCAGAACGAGAGTCTCACCGACATCAAAACCTATCTTCGCTGGCAGACCGTTCATGCGTTTTCGCCAATGCTTCCTTCAGCATTTGTGAATGAGAATTTCAACTTCTACGGCAAGACTCTTCAAGGCGCAAAGGAACTCCAGCCGCGATGGAAGCGCTGCGTGCGCTACACCGATCGCAATCTAGGCGAAGCACTTGGGCAGGCATACGTCGATCGAACCTTCGGCGTGGAAGGTAAGACGCGCACATTGAGGATGGTCCATGACATCGAGAACGCGATGCAGAAAGATATCGAACAGCTTGACTGGATGACTCCGCAAACAAAACAGCGGGCACTCGAGAAACTGCACTCCGTCGTCAATAAAATCGGATACCCAGACAAATGGCGCGATTACTCGAAGTACGAGGTCGTTCGCGGCGATGCCCTCGGCAACTTCCAGCGGGGAGCAATCTTCGAGTCACATCGCCAGCTCGATGAAATCGGCAAGCCCGTCGATCGCGGCGAGTGGGGCATGACTCCGCCAACCGTGAACGCCTACTACAACCCGCAGATGAATGACATTAACTTTCCTGCGGGAATCCTGCAGCCTCCGTTCTACGACAGTACGATGGACGACGCGGTGAATTACGGAGATGCCGGTGGCGTAATCGGCCACGAGCTAACTCACGGGTTCGATGATGAAGGCCGCCAGTTCGACGCCAAAGGCGATCTCGAAGATTGGTGGACTCCGCAAGATGCGAAGCAGTTCGAGCAGCGCGTCGCTTGTGTGGTGGATGAGTACAACGGTTTCATCGCCACTGATGACGTTCATGTAAATGGCAAGCTCACCCTGGGAGAAAACGTCGCGGACCTCGGCGGTCTCAAGCTTGCCTGGATGGCTTACCTCTCGCATGAAGCCGGTCTCGATGAGAATCCAAAGCCGGTCGATGGCTTCACACCCGAGCAGCGCTTTTTCATCAGCTACGGACAAGGCTGGTGCGAAAACTACACTCCGCAAATTCTGCGCTTGATCGCGCAAACCAATCCACACTCGCCGGTGCAGTACCGAGTCAATGGCGTAGTGGTAAATCTGCCTGAATTCCGCAAGGCATTCTCCTGCAAAGTCGGAACACCGATGGCGCCGGAGAAAACGTGCACCGTGTGGTAA
- a CDS encoding SCO family protein, with the protein MRRANTKDTKVKEEVMKNCRFSVTLIFTLVTFVFALFFFGCSHEPPAKIYKLHGKVISIDKLGHQLIIDHDAIPGFMDAMTMPYSVKDDAMLGQVSAGDEIEADLRVQEDKAEIVALKVLKRAPPGSAPVPSTQMHVPSVSEQVPNFALTNQSNARIHLKDYRGKVLLITFFYTRCPLNDYCPKVNENFAAINKDLEKNPAVYAKTHLLSISFDSKHDTPPVLRSYGAAYTGRYTKEDFKHWEFASAPETEMKRLADFFGVYYEEDGNRITHSLSTTVIGPDGKISAWYPGNSWKPEEVLAVVSQTTTASTSPARDASSQPASTNSKRHS; encoded by the coding sequence ATGAGAAGAGCGAACACCAAGGACACTAAGGTGAAAGAAGAGGTCATGAAGAACTGCAGGTTTTCCGTGACCTTGATTTTCACCTTAGTGACCTTCGTGTTCGCTCTTTTCTTTTTCGGCTGCAGCCACGAACCTCCCGCGAAGATTTACAAGCTCCACGGCAAAGTGATCTCGATCGACAAGCTCGGGCATCAACTGATCATCGATCACGATGCGATTCCGGGTTTTATGGACGCGATGACGATGCCGTATTCCGTGAAAGACGACGCCATGCTCGGCCAAGTGTCAGCAGGAGATGAGATCGAAGCTGATCTTCGCGTCCAGGAAGATAAAGCAGAAATCGTCGCGTTAAAGGTTCTGAAGCGGGCTCCTCCAGGAAGCGCTCCGGTACCGTCCACACAAATGCACGTGCCGAGCGTGAGCGAGCAGGTTCCCAATTTTGCACTCACAAACCAGAGCAATGCCCGCATTCACCTCAAGGATTATCGCGGCAAAGTTCTTCTAATCACATTCTTCTATACCCGTTGCCCACTGAACGATTATTGCCCGAAGGTGAATGAGAATTTTGCTGCTATCAACAAAGATTTAGAGAAGAACCCTGCCGTTTATGCAAAGACACATCTGCTGAGCATCAGCTTCGATTCCAAGCACGATACGCCTCCAGTGCTACGCAGCTACGGCGCTGCTTACACCGGGCGCTACACGAAAGAAGACTTCAAACACTGGGAGTTTGCGAGCGCTCCGGAAACGGAGATGAAGAGACTAGCCGACTTCTTCGGAGTGTATTACGAGGAAGATGGCAACCGCATCACGCATTCCTTGAGCACAACCGTGATTGGGCCGGACGGGAAAATCTCAGCCTGGTACCCGGGAAACAGTTGGAAGCCTGAAGAAGTTCTCGCAGTCGTAAGCCAGACAACTACGGCATCAACCTCACCAGCGCGCGACGCAAGCTCGCAACCCGCTTCGACAAACTCGAAGCGGCATTCGTGA
- a CDS encoding Asd/ArgC dimerization domain-containing protein — protein MNRPAGVAQMFRVAIVGAATLKGRELKDVLDEMNFPAVDVKLLDDDESLGQIDQVGDEATFIQPADPEHFRNVDFAFFASDADFTKRHWASALQAGSTVLDLSYALDDQPDVTVRSPWIEKEIERESGQQSGPEDLTTTSVVVAHPVATVLALLLLRARSLGAIQTVAATVFEPVSEQGKRGMDELHQQTVNLLSFTSLPKQVFDEQVAFNMLGRFGESSRLSLAGTEKRIARHFESLCNGRLQMPSLMVVQAPTFHAHTFSIYIQFGRDIDAASIAKALEGDHVTVIGPGEDGPSNVSAAGQGTVMVSVRPDAANANGVWLWAAADNLKISAMTAVECASTLSTMRPLGKVQ, from the coding sequence ACTCTCAAAGGTCGTGAGTTGAAAGATGTCCTCGACGAGATGAATTTTCCCGCAGTCGATGTGAAACTGCTCGACGACGACGAGTCGCTGGGCCAGATCGACCAAGTGGGAGACGAAGCCACCTTCATTCAGCCGGCCGACCCAGAGCACTTTCGCAACGTGGATTTCGCATTCTTTGCCTCCGATGCCGACTTCACCAAACGCCACTGGGCAAGCGCGCTGCAGGCGGGGAGCACCGTCCTTGATCTGTCATACGCGCTCGATGATCAGCCTGACGTGACGGTTCGCTCGCCTTGGATCGAGAAGGAGATTGAACGGGAATCGGGTCAGCAATCGGGGCCGGAAGATCTCACAACCACATCAGTGGTCGTTGCGCATCCTGTTGCCACGGTGCTCGCCCTTCTGTTGCTCCGCGCACGAAGCTTGGGCGCAATCCAGACGGTCGCTGCAACTGTGTTCGAGCCCGTTTCGGAACAGGGCAAGCGGGGAATGGATGAGTTGCATCAGCAAACCGTGAACTTGCTCTCGTTCACGTCGCTGCCAAAGCAGGTCTTCGACGAGCAGGTCGCGTTCAATATGCTCGGGCGCTTCGGCGAGAGTTCGCGATTATCGCTCGCAGGAACGGAGAAACGAATCGCGCGTCACTTCGAGTCGCTCTGCAATGGACGCTTGCAGATGCCTTCGTTGATGGTGGTGCAGGCTCCCACCTTCCATGCGCATACGTTTTCCATCTACATTCAGTTTGGCCGCGACATTGACGCCGCAAGCATTGCGAAAGCCCTCGAGGGAGATCACGTAACCGTGATCGGTCCGGGAGAAGACGGACCGAGCAACGTGAGCGCCGCAGGTCAGGGCACCGTGATGGTCTCTGTGCGACCAGATGCAGCGAATGCCAATGGTGTATGGCTCTGGGCAGCCGCGGATAATTTGAAGATTTCTGCAATGACTGCTGTCGAGTGCGCTTCGACTCTCAGCACCATGCGCCCGTTGGGGAAAGTGCAATAA
- a CDS encoding TonB-dependent receptor, translated as MRRVLALTLLLIPNLVFASVFGVVKGVVHDPQHRPIAGAQVLLKSNTSDWKAEATTNDAGLFQMQTVPLGDYSVTVSAPGFADNTITIRVIDGNAEDLHLPLAIAGAKETVEVTGEAAAVNPSSSTTQSMISRREINETPGADQANSLAAITDFVPGAYIVHDQLHIRGGHQVTWAIDGVPVPNTNIASNVGPQFDPKDIDYVEAERGGLSADAGDRTYGVFNVITRSGFERNSEAELIAGYGSYNNTDNQLNFGSHTDRFAYYASLSGNRTDLGLETPTSSVLHDRANGYGAFTSLIFNATPVDQLRFVGSVRQDHYQVPNDPDQVAALIRDREREQDAFGNFSWIHSWSPSLVLTVSPFYHFNRAAFEGGANEVPSATDNRASNYAGGQISLSVAKGKHNASAGIYAFGQHDSTLFRLVANDGGGDDFRQRDLVSGQLEAIFLEDQYKLNSWLTLNGGIRLTHFSGALSENAADPRLGVALRVPTLNWVLRANYSRYYQAPPLSTLSGPLLEFASAQDLGFLPLKGERDEQREFGLTIPVRGWTTDFSYFRTGARNFFDHDVIGNSNIFFPLTIDHVRIRGFESTLRSPHVAGRFDFHLAYSHQSIEGSGGVTGGLTDFSPPEEGFFYLDHDQRNTLSTGLTSSLPYRSWLAANLNYGSGFLNGDGPDHLPSYRTIDVSLGKSFGENWSAKVSALNLTNKRYFIDLSNTFGGSHFANPREFSLQVKYRFHY; from the coding sequence GTGCGACGCGTACTTGCCTTAACGTTATTATTGATTCCCAATTTGGTGTTCGCTTCAGTATTCGGCGTGGTGAAGGGAGTCGTTCACGACCCGCAGCATCGTCCTATTGCCGGTGCTCAGGTGTTATTGAAGTCGAATACGAGCGACTGGAAGGCCGAAGCTACTACGAACGATGCTGGACTGTTCCAGATGCAGACCGTCCCTCTGGGGGACTATTCCGTCACGGTAAGTGCACCCGGATTTGCTGACAACACGATCACTATTCGCGTGATAGACGGCAATGCCGAAGATTTGCATCTTCCGCTTGCAATTGCCGGGGCCAAAGAGACAGTGGAAGTCACGGGCGAAGCCGCAGCGGTGAACCCCTCATCGAGCACCACGCAAAGCATGATCAGCCGGCGTGAGATCAATGAAACGCCGGGCGCGGACCAGGCAAATTCTCTGGCGGCAATTACCGATTTTGTCCCTGGAGCATACATCGTTCACGATCAGCTCCACATTCGTGGCGGACACCAGGTAACGTGGGCAATCGACGGAGTTCCGGTTCCGAACACGAATATTGCCAGCAACGTAGGGCCGCAGTTCGATCCCAAGGACATCGATTATGTCGAAGCCGAGCGCGGCGGACTATCCGCCGACGCGGGTGACCGTACCTACGGCGTTTTCAATGTGATCACGCGTTCAGGGTTCGAGCGCAACAGCGAAGCCGAGCTAATCGCCGGCTACGGCAGCTACAACAACACAGACAATCAACTCAACTTTGGCAGTCATACCGATCGATTTGCCTACTACGCGAGTCTGAGCGGCAATCGTACCGATTTGGGACTCGAAACTCCGACTTCGAGTGTTCTGCACGATCGCGCGAATGGCTACGGCGCGTTCACATCGCTTATTTTCAACGCCACGCCTGTAGATCAACTTCGATTCGTGGGTTCGGTCCGCCAGGATCATTACCAGGTGCCGAATGACCCAGATCAGGTAGCAGCCCTGATCCGCGATCGCGAACGTGAGCAGGACGCCTTTGGGAACTTCTCCTGGATTCACTCGTGGTCGCCGAGTCTGGTCCTGACTGTCTCGCCCTTCTACCACTTCAACCGTGCAGCCTTCGAGGGCGGAGCCAATGAGGTGCCGAGCGCGACCGATAACCGCGCCTCGAACTACGCGGGCGGCCAGATTTCGTTGAGTGTGGCAAAAGGCAAACACAATGCCAGTGCGGGAATCTATGCCTTCGGGCAGCATGACAGTACGTTGTTCCGCCTGGTAGCAAACGACGGAGGCGGTGACGACTTCCGCCAGCGCGATCTTGTGAGTGGTCAGCTCGAAGCCATTTTTCTTGAAGATCAATACAAACTGAATTCGTGGCTGACTCTGAATGGCGGAATCCGACTCACTCACTTCTCTGGGGCGCTGAGTGAAAACGCCGCTGATCCGCGGCTCGGAGTCGCGCTTCGCGTTCCCACCCTCAACTGGGTGCTGCGCGCAAACTATAGCCGCTACTATCAGGCGCCGCCGCTTTCAACCTTGTCCGGACCATTGCTTGAGTTCGCAAGCGCGCAAGATCTCGGCTTTCTGCCACTCAAAGGCGAGCGCGACGAGCAACGCGAGTTCGGCTTGACCATTCCGGTGCGCGGATGGACGACCGACTTCTCATACTTCCGAACGGGCGCGCGCAACTTCTTCGATCACGACGTGATTGGGAACTCAAATATCTTTTTCCCGCTCACCATCGATCACGTTCGTATTCGCGGATTTGAAAGTACGCTGCGCTCGCCTCATGTCGCCGGACGCTTTGATTTTCATCTCGCATATTCGCATCAATCGATTGAAGGCAGCGGAGGTGTGACCGGAGGACTTACGGATTTCTCGCCGCCCGAGGAAGGCTTCTTCTATCTCGATCACGATCAGCGCAACACCTTGAGCACTGGATTGACGTCGAGTTTGCCGTATCGCAGTTGGCTGGCAGCGAATCTGAATTATGGATCAGGCTTCCTGAACGGCGACGGACCGGATCATCTGCCGAGCTATCGTACGATCGACGTGTCGCTCGGCAAGTCATTTGGCGAGAACTGGTCGGCAAAGGTAAGCGCATTGAATCTCACGAACAAGCGCTACTTCATCGACCTGAGCAATACGTTCGGGGGCTCACATTTCGCGAATCCGCGCGAGTTCTCGCTGCAGGTAAAGTATAGATTTCATTATTGA
- the holA gene encoding DNA polymerase III subunit delta, protein MAGRSFAATDRFVSDVSTRKLRPAYVLVGDEVFFRDRCRGALIQHLVTPELRDFSLHDRDLSETSVAEILDLARTPSLMSPFQVFFIRGVKALYSRGSHQEEFAGIEEYCKNPNPDAVLIFVADHISIPADARRMEMQDKDRYERIRETLGEYCAIIELARVDESDGTRWVIEHAAQEDVKVDPDAARELVDALGADMMLVSNELEKLILFVGAKKRITLGDVETMVLAAKQRSLYELTDAISSKDRVRALAVLDAMLSSEEGEEAAIGHIYMLARTFRQMLVILEKNVRDSRAIWQALWQGFRLPPFAAEDVIRQARRYKSRRELTRALRLLARADLALRSNPTSKRLVLEKLVIDLCAEPEPLPTMWTQEELVL, encoded by the coding sequence ATGGCGGGCCGCAGCTTTGCCGCTACCGACCGCTTCGTTTCTGACGTATCCACTCGCAAGCTGCGTCCTGCCTATGTGCTTGTCGGCGATGAGGTTTTCTTTCGCGATCGTTGCCGCGGGGCGTTGATTCAGCATCTGGTTACGCCCGAGCTGCGCGATTTCAGCTTGCATGATCGCGATCTAAGCGAAACAAGCGTTGCAGAGATTCTCGATCTCGCACGCACACCGTCGCTGATGTCGCCTTTCCAGGTTTTCTTCATTCGCGGAGTGAAGGCGCTCTACAGCCGTGGCTCGCATCAGGAAGAGTTCGCGGGAATCGAGGAGTACTGCAAGAATCCCAATCCGGATGCGGTGCTCATCTTCGTTGCGGATCACATCAGCATTCCCGCCGACGCGCGCCGGATGGAGATGCAGGACAAAGATCGCTACGAACGCATCCGCGAAACTCTCGGTGAGTACTGCGCGATCATCGAACTGGCGCGTGTTGATGAGAGTGACGGGACACGATGGGTCATTGAACACGCGGCGCAAGAAGATGTGAAGGTCGATCCCGACGCGGCCCGCGAATTGGTCGACGCGCTTGGCGCTGACATGATGCTGGTCAGCAACGAACTCGAGAAACTCATTCTCTTTGTGGGAGCGAAGAAGCGCATTACTTTGGGCGACGTAGAAACCATGGTGCTCGCCGCGAAACAGCGCTCTCTATACGAACTGACCGATGCAATTTCCTCGAAAGATCGCGTGCGCGCGCTAGCAGTTCTCGATGCCATGCTGTCCAGCGAAGAAGGCGAAGAGGCCGCGATCGGGCATATCTACATGCTCGCCCGCACGTTCCGCCAGATGCTGGTGATTCTCGAGAAGAACGTGCGCGATTCGCGCGCGATTTGGCAGGCGCTCTGGCAAGGCTTCCGTTTGCCGCCGTTTGCTGCTGAGGACGTAATTCGACAGGCGCGACGCTACAAATCGCGGCGCGAGCTTACGCGCGCACTGCGTCTGCTTGCACGCGCAGACTTGGCACTCCGTTCCAATCCGACAAGCAAGCGCTTAGTGCTGGAAAAGTTAGTTATTGATCTGTGTGCGGAACCGGAACCACTGCCAACGATGTGGACACAAGAAGAGCTGGTTCTCTAA